One window of Mixophyes fleayi isolate aMixFle1 chromosome 3, aMixFle1.hap1, whole genome shotgun sequence genomic DNA carries:
- the TBCC gene encoding tubulin-specific chaperone C yields the protein MEVSGTERQRLPERLQRREEERQLEAGKKRQEKESQAVLEEKSGYYNASFGLERAAIEETLSGQQLEAGALEEVSGRLQRLQKLLNDSMMFLPSYDVRQSQEQLGRLQAALELRRQQLQPKKKFAFKSRTKDAPGAPAPPPQAAPAPPPRSKEPPPIAQGGLHGLSGRQLTLEVEEIRQKDVQLSQLRDCTVTLPGSPATLHMRGLSGCRVLCGPVSSSVFVDDCTDCLFSVSCQQLRTHSTRDSRFYLHVTSRAIIEDCSGLLFAPYTWSYPGMLQDYELAGLDRARNNWDLVDDFNWLAMGVRSPNWGVIPEEERISDWS from the coding sequence ATGGAAGTGTCGGGCACGGAGCGCCAGCGGCTGCCGGAGAGGCTGCAGCGCCGGGAAGAGGAGCGGCAGCTGGAAGCCGGGAAGAAGCGGCAGGAGAAGGAGAGCCAGGCGGTGCTGGAGGAGAAGAGCGGCTACTACAACGCCAGCTTCGGGCTGGAGAGGGCGGCCATCGAGGAGACGCTGAGCGGGCAGCAGCTGGAGGCCGGGGCTCTGGAGGAGGTGTCCGGGCGGCTCCAGCGTCTGCAGAAGCTGCTGAATGACAGCATGATGTTCCTGCCGTCCTACGACGTCCGCCAGAGCCAGGAGCAGCTCGGCCGCCTGCAGGCCGCCCTGGAGCTCCGCCGCCAGCAGCTGCAGCCCAAGAAGAAGTTCGCCTTTAAGTCCCGTACGAAGGACGCCCCCGGGGCGCCGGCTCCTCCCCCTCAAGCCGCGCCGGCTCCTCCTCCGCGGAGCAAGGAGCCTCCACCCATCGCCCAGGGCGGTCTGCACGGCCTCTCCGGCCGGCAGCTGACCCTGGAGGTGGAGGAGATCCGGCAGAAGGACGTGCAGCTCAGCCAGCTCCGGGACTGCACCGTCACCCTCCCCGGCAGCCCGGCCACCCTGCACATGAGAGGCCTGAGCGGCTGCAGGGTGCTGTGTGGACCGGTTTCCTCCTCCGTCTTCGTGGATGACTGCACCGACTGCCTGTTCTCCGTCTCCTGCCAGCAGCTGCGCACACACAGCACCCGGGACAGCCGCTTCTACCTGCACGTCACCAGCAGGGCCATCATCGAGGACTGCAGCGGCCTCCTGTTCGCCCCTTACACCTGGAGCTACCCCGGCATGCTGCAGGACTACGAGCTGGCCGGCCTGGACAGAGCCAGGAACAACTGGGACCTGGTGGATGACTTCAACTGGCTGGCAATGGGGGTCAGATCCCCAAACTGGGGTGTGATCCCTGAAGAGGAGAGGATCAGTGACTGGAGCTGA
- the LOC142144885 gene encoding uncharacterized protein LOC142144885, with protein sequence MEKRKEEEEEVSSLNKKQKKHLKDFGEQHPINDQISKTEEKTPLADLPDTSDDESRSESEVESEPENFNIYRQLLAALTHASDDEEEDDDKDVVDEVNEGTVEAASKEELSGDKDAEESKHVSAGEEGKDVEGKPEPKHPAQEAESKLKELKELSDFDKGQIFMARRLGQSIAKTAGLVGCSRLAVLSTYSTKCEKKDKAKANVKDKAKVSNKKTTTKKKVK encoded by the exons ATggagaagaggaaggaggaggaggaagaagtgaGCTCCCTGAACAAGAAACAAAAGAAGCACTTGAAGGATTTTGGGGAGCAGCACCCCATTAATGACCA AATCTCTAAAACAGAGGAAAAAACTCCACTTGCTGACCTG CCCGATACTTCAGATGACGAATCACGTTCCGAGAGCGAGGTGGAAAGTGAGCCAGAAAACTTTAATATATATCGCCAGCTGCTGGCAGCATTAACGCATGCTTCggatgatgaagaggaagacgaTGACAAGGATGTAGTAGATGAGGTCAATGAAGGAACAGTTGAAGCAGCAAGTAAAGAAGAATTGTCAGGAGACAAAGACGCAGAGGAAAGTA aGCATGTTAGTGCCGGAGAGGAAGGTAAGGACGTTGAAGGGAAACCAGAGCCCAAACATCCAGCCCAAGAAGCAGAAAGCAAGCTCAAAGAGCTTAAAGagctgagcgactttgacaagggccaaatttttatggctagacgactgggtcagagcatcgccaaaacggcaggtcttgtggggtgttcccggctGGCAGTGCTTAGCACCTACAGCACGAAATGTGAGAAGAAGGATAAAGCTAAAGCAAATGTGAAAGACAAAGCTAAGGtctcaaacaaaaaaacaacaacaaaaaagaaagTTAAATAA